From the genome of Corvus hawaiiensis isolate bCorHaw1 unplaced genomic scaffold, bCorHaw1.pri.cur scaffold_60_ctg1, whole genome shotgun sequence, one region includes:
- the LOC125321091 gene encoding serine/threonine-protein kinase pim-1-like: MSADSAQEKAKRSAGAAPVVCEHPPLLSAAAGPEPPEPPVSASKEPTCGHGRPGAVERRSAAVPGPGPSADGRVSPAGKAQQGLKERYRLGSLLGRGGFGSVFAATRLSDGAPVAIKRVPRNRIHHWGQLPDGTRAPLEIVLLDKVSAGFPGIVQLHEWLELPSNVVMVLERPERSQDLLHFIWARGFLCEEVARHLFRQVLEAVRHCASCGVLHRDIKPENILVDLATGQAKLIDFGCGTYLQAAAYTSFAGTPSYSPPEWTHLGWYHGEAATVWSLGVVLHQMVCGEHPFRRGWNSTWGRLSLPRRLSPECQDLIRRCLSVLSSERPSLEDLSCDPWMQDIRVP; encoded by the exons TCCGCCGCTCTTGAgcgcggccgccggccccgagCCGCCGGAGCCGCCGGTGTCCGCTTCAAAAGAGCCAACATGTGGACAtggccggcccggggcggttgAGCGGCGCTCGGCGGCCGTTCCTGGCCCCGGGCCGAGCGCTGACGGCCGCGTCTCGCCGGCAGGGAAGGcgcagcagggcctgaaggagcggTACCGGCTGGGTTCGCTGCTGGGGCGCGGCGGCTTCGGCAGCGTCTTCGCGGCGACGCGGCTCTCGGACGGCGCCCCG gtggccatcaaacgGGTGCCACGGAACCGCATCCACCATTGGGGccagctg cccgaCGGCACCCGAGCACCACTGGAGATcgtgctgctggacaaggtgtCCGCTGGCTTCCCCGGCATCGTCCAGCTCCACGAGTGGCTGGAGCTCCCCAGCAACGTGGTGATGGTGCTGGAGCGCCCGGAGCGGTCTCAGGACCTCCTGCACTTCATTTGGGCACGGGGCTTCCTGTGCGAGGAGGTGGCGCGGCACCTGTTCcgccaggtgctggaggccgtGCGGCACTGCGCCAGCTGCGGGGTCCTGCACCGGGACATCAAACCAGAGAACATCCTGGTTGACCTGGCCACCGGGCAGGCCAAACTCATCGACTTTGGCTGTGGCACCTACCTGCAAGCCGCAGCCTACACCAGCTTTGCAG GAACACCGTCCTACAGCCCCCCGGAATGGACGCACCTCGGCTGGTACCACGGCGAGGCAGCGACCGTCTGGTCCCTGGGCGTCGTGCTGCACCAGATGGTCTGCGGGGAGCACCCtttcaggaggggctggaacagcacCTGGGGCCGGCTCTCGCTCCCACGACGGCTCTCTCCAG AGTGCCAGGATCTCATCCGACGGTGTTTATCCGTGCTCTCCTCGGAAAGGCCCTCATTAGAAGACCTGTCCTGTGATCCTTGGATGCAGGATATTCGCGTGCCGTAG